Genomic DNA from Camarhynchus parvulus unplaced genomic scaffold, STF_HiC, whole genome shotgun sequence:
atcccagtttgtcccagtccatcccagtttgtcccagttcatcccagttcacCAGTTCGTCCCAATCCCAAGCTGGTTCCCAGTCCCCatttcccaatcccatcccagtcccaaactggttttcccagtccaaaccagttcaaaccaaccccaaactgGTTTTCCCAGTCCCTAAaccagtttatcccagtccatcccagtccaaaccagtccatcccaatcccaaactgGTTCCCAGGCCCCatttcccaatcccaaaccaatcccaaacTGGTTTCCAATCCCAAACCAGTTTAtaccagtccatcccagtcccaaaCTGGTTTTCCCAGtcccaaaccaatcccaaactgctctcccagtccaaaccagttcaaaccagtccCAAACTGGTTTTCCCAGTCCAAACTAGTCCCAAACTGGttttcccaatcccatcccagtccaaaccagtcccaAACTGGTTTCCAGTCCCTGTTTCCCAGTCCCAAACTggttcccaatcccaaaccagttcaaaccagtccaaaccagttcaaaccagtccCAAACTGGTTTTCCCCATCCAAACCAATCCCAAACTGGttttcccaatcccaaaccagttcaaaccagtccCAAACTGGTTCCAATCCCAAACCAATCCTaaaccagttcaaaccagtcTAAAACTGGTTTTCCCAGTGCAAACCAGTCCCAAACTGgtttcccaatcccaaaccaatCCAAACCAGTCCCAGTTTCCCAGTCCCAAACTGGTTTCCCAGtcccaaaccagtccaaaccagtcccaAACTGGTTGtcccaaaccagtccaaaccagtcccaAACTGGTTCCCAGTCCCTGTTTCCCAATCCCAAACTggttcccaatcccaaaccagttcaaaccagtccCAAACTggttcccaatcccaaaccagTTCAAATCAGTCCCAAACGGTTTCCAAGTCCCGGTTTCTCAATCCCAAACTGGTtctcccagtccgtcccagttcaaaccagtccCAAACTGGTTTCCAGTCCCTGTTTCCCAATCCCAAACTggttcccaatcccaaaccagTTCAAACCCGACggttcccatcccaaaccagtcAAACCAGTCCCACGGTTCCCAGtcccaaaccagtccaaaccagtcccaAACTGGTTCCCAGtcccaaaccagtccaaaccagtcccaAACTGgtttcccaatcccaaaccagTCCCAAACTGGTTTTCCCAGtcccaaaccagtccaaaccagtcccaAACTggttcccaatcccaaaccatTCAAACCAGTCCCAAACTGGTTCCCAGTCCCAAACCAGTTCAAATGAGTCCCAAACTGGTTTTCAGTCCCTGTTTCCCAATCCCAAACTGGTTCCCAGtcccaaaccagtccaaaccagtcccgCCAAACTGGTTCCCAGtcccaaaccagtccaaaccagtcccaAACTGGTTCCCAGTCAGTCcaaccagtccaaaccagtcccgCACTGGTTCCCAGtcccaaaccagtccaaaccagtcccaAACTGGTTCCCAGtcccaaaccagtccaaaccagtcccaAACTggttcccaatcccaaaccatTCAGACCAGTCCCAAACTGGTTCCCAGtcccaaaccagtccaaaccagtcccaAACTGGTTCCCAGtcccaaaccagtccaaaccagtcccaAACTGGTTCCCAGtcccaaaccagtccaaaccagtccaaaaccagtccaaaccagtgCAAACCAGCCCCGCGCCGGTTCCCAGGCCGCCCGTTCCCGTTATCGCCGCATCCTCTCGGACTCGGCGCGCAAGTTGAACTCTcagggctcccagctgggcacctgCATCGAGAGAGCCCGGCCCTACTACGAGGCACGCAGGAGAGCCAAGGAGGTAAAAAACGgggcaaaaaagggggaaaacgggaaaagagaaaaaaaaaatggggaaaatcggtgaaaaaatgggaaaaaaaaccccaaaaatgggaaaaaaatccccaaaaatgggaaaaaatccccaaaaatgcaggagaaattgggggaaaaatgggaatttgtgTCCATTACGAGGTCAACAGGAGAGCCAAGGAGGTAccagaaaaatgggggaaaatgggggaaaatgggaaaaaatttttaaaaattgagaaaattggggaaaaaatgggaaaaaaatgggggaaaatggggaatttctGTCCATTTTGAGGTCGACAGGAGAGCaaaaaaaatggggcaaaaaatggggaaaatggggaaaaaaaaaagagaaaatcggtgaaaaatggggaaaaaaatcccaaaaatgcaagagaaattgggggaaaaatgggaatttgtgTCCGTTATGAGGTCAACAGGAGTGCCAAGGAGGTAccagaaaaatgggggaaaaaagggggaaaatgggaaaaaaatggtgaaaatcggtgaaaaatgggggaaaaacggcCAAAAACAccggggaaaatgggaattttggtcCCAAATTCCGTCCCATCCATCCCAAATGTCTCCAACCATTCCCttctccaaaccccatcccaccttctccaaaccatcccaaaccttctccaaaccccatcccacctTCTCCAAACCCTGTCCCACCTTCTCCAAACTCCATCCCACCTTCTCCAAactccatcccaaaccttctccatccatcccagaCCCCATCCCACCTTCTCCAACCCCATCCCaacccccatcccaaaccctcaaTTAAACCCCATCTTCCaacccccatcccaaacccccaaccccAGACCTctctccaaaccccatcccaaaccttctCCAACCATCCCAAACCTTCTTGAAACCCCATCCCACCttctccaaaccccatcccatccatcccaaaTGTTCTTCAAGCCCATTCCcaccatccccaaaccccatcccacctTCACCAAACCTTCTCCacccatcccaaaccttctCCCACCATCCCAAACCTTCTCCAAACCATCCCGAACCCCATCCCACCatctccaaaccccatcccaccatccccaaaccccatcccacctTCACCAAACCTTCTCCAACCATCCCAAACCTTCTCCCACCatctccaaaccccatcccaccttctccaaaccccatcccaccacCAAACCCACCCTGAGAAGGTCCCAAAACTCCCGGCTTTGGGTtgtcccaggcacagcaggagacGCAGCGGGCGGCGCTGCGCTACGAGCGCGCGGTGGGCATGCACAACGCGGCGCGCGAGATGGTCTTCGTGGCCGAGCAGGGCATGGGCACCGGCAAGAACCGCCTGGACCCCACCTGGCAGGAGATGCTCAACCACGCCACCAGGAAGGTGGGAACCCTGGGAACGGGGTTGGAGAAGGTTTGGACGTGGTGGGATGGAGTTTGGAGAAGGTGAGATGGGGTTTGGAGAAGTTTTGGGATGGATTGGAGAAGGTGAAGTGGGGTCTGAAGATGGTGGGACAAGGTTTGGAGAAggtggggtggggtttgggatgggttggagaaggtttgggatgcatggagaaggtttgggatgggttggAGAAAGTGGGAATGGGATATGAGAAGGTGGGGTGAGGTTTGGAGAaggtgggatggggtttggagaaggtgggatggggttaggagaaggtttgggatgggttggAGAAGGTTTGGAGAagttgggatggggtttggagaaggtgggatggggtttgggagaAATGGGACAAGGTTTGGAGAagttgggatggggtttggagatGGTGGAGAAGATTTGGagaaggtttgggatgggttggAGAAGGTGGGATCTGGTTTGGAGAAGGTGGGATGGAGTTTGGAGAaggtgggatggggtttgggatggttgGAGAAGGTTTGGAGAAGATGGAATGAGGTTTGGAGAAGATGGAATGAGGTTTGGAGAaggtgggatggggtttggagaaggtgggatggggtttggagaaggtgggatggggtttgggatggttgGAGAAGGTTCAGGATGTTTGAAGAAGATTCGGGATGGCTTGGAGAAGGTGGGATGGAATTTAGGATGGATGAAGACCTGGCATGGATGGAGAAGATCTTGGATGGTTGGAGAAGATCTTGGATGGTTGGAGAAGACCCAAATCCTAGAATTCCCTGGAATTCATTTTGAGCCGTTTCTTCGTcgtttcttcatcttttttcgtcgttttttcaccgttttttcaccgtttttcgCCCGATTTTCgcggggttttttgggaatgtttCAGGAATTCCCCTTCCCCATGGGAATTCCGGGAATCCCGTGCATCCCAGGTGAACGAGGCGGAGCAGGAGCGGCTCTGGAGCGAGCGGGAGCACCAGCGCGTGACGcggctgtgccaggaggccgAGGCCGAGGTGCAGCGGCTGCAGAAATCCCTGCGGCGCGACATCGCCCGCAGCCGGCCCTACTTCGAGCTCAAGGCCCAGTTCAACCTCAGGCTCGaggtactgggagcactgggaacactgggagggGCACTGGGACCAGTTTGGGTCACTGGGGGATggatactggggatactgggagcactgggaggcgCGACATTCGCCCgcagccagccctgcttggaGCTCAAGGCCCAGTTCAACCTCAGGCTCGaggtactgggagcactgggagcactgggaggcactgggacCAGTTTGGGtcactgggaggaactgggaatactgggagaggagctgggttcaactgggagggactgggagtgaTGCGAGCGAAGGATTTGAGATGCTGGAGGTAaagagggaactgggatggactgggagggactgggagggactgggatggactgggagggaactgggagggactgggagggactgggatggactgggatggactgggagggactgggagggaactgggagggactgggagggactgggaggggcaCTGGGACCAGTTTGGGtcactgggaggaactgggaatactgggagaggagctgggttcaactgggagggactgggagtgaTGCGAGCGAAGGATTTGAGATGCTGGAGGTAaagagggaactgggatggactgggagggactgggagggactgggatggactgggagggaactgggagggactgggatggactgggatggactgggagggactgggagggaactgggatggactgggagggactgggaggggcaCTGGGACCAGTTTGGGtcactgggaggaactgggaatactgggagaggagctgggttcaactgggagggactgggagtgaTCCGAACGAAGGATTTGAGATGCTGGAGGTAAagaggggactgggagggactgggagggactgggagggaactgggatggactgggagggactgggagggactgggagggactgggatggactgggagtgactgggatggactgggatggactgggagggactgggatggactgggagtgactgggagggactgggagggactgggatggactgggagggactgggaatggactgggagggaactgggagcactgggaggggcaCTGGCACCAGTTTCAAATGAATTTGAACCaaattttcaccgattttcatcaaatttttttggattttcctGAATGTTTAGGAATCCCTTTGATTCTTTAGTAACTCCTTGGAATCTTCCGGAATTCCTTGGAATTATTTGGGATAAAAGCAACCTTTCAGtgattttaaacaattttttcgTGATTTTAACCAAATTTTCACcaaattttttgcatttcccACAcgaattttcaggattttgaaATCTTCAGGAATTCCTCGGAATTTTTAGGGATGAATCCcaaatttttagggattttcaccaattttttacatatttacatCAAATTTTCACTGATCTTctccaaatttttggggattttttccacatttttatggatggaaaaaaacttcagaaattcCTTGGAACCCTCAtgaattcctgggaatttttggggataaatcccaattttttacgtattttcacccatttttaatgtattttcgccaaattttcaccgattttcgCGTCaaattttcaccgattttcacgaattttttggcttttttttgtaatttttgggaattctcgtggatttctctctttcccaggAGCACAAATCCCGGGTGACCTCGCTGGAGGCGGCCGTGGCCCAGGCCAAGCTGCGCTACTCGGTGGCCCTGAGGAACCTGGAGCAGATCAGCGAGGAAATCCACGCGCGGCGATTCCAGAGAATCCTCCGGAAAAAAACCGTCCGGGAAAACCCCCTGGGGGCCGAGGGCGGAGCCGGGAACCCCGAAATCCCCGGGATCCCCAGAGAAAACCACGGAATTCCCGGAGAAACCCACGGGATTCGCagtggaaatcccaaaattcctgcagaaGTTCCCGGAGAAATTCCCGGAATTCCAAGAGAAAACCACAGGATTCCTGGAGAAGTTTCTGGAATTCCCGGAGAAAACCGCGGAATTCCAAGAGAAACTCCTGAAGTTCCCAGAATTCCTGGAGAAATCCACGGAATTCCTGGAGAAATTCCCAGAGGAATTCCCGGAATTCCAAGAGAAAACCACAGGATTCCTGGAGAAATTTCTGGAATTCCTGGAGAAAACCATGAAATCCCCGGAATTCCTGGAGAAATTCCCGGAGAAATTTCCGGAATTCCAAGagaaaaccctgaaattcccggatttcctggagaaaatcttggaattcccagaggaaatCTTGGAATTCCCAACGAAATCTCAGCTGGAACGGGCAGAATTCCGAGAGAAAACCCCGGAATTCCAagagaaaatcccagaaattccatTGAACATCCTGGGAATTCCATTgaaaatcccgggaattccaGTGAAAATCCCGGAAATTTCAGCTCAGTCCCATCGGGAACGTTCCGAATTCCCGGGATTTGGTCGGAAACTCCCGGAATCCCAAGAGAAAACCTTGGAATTCCCATCAGAAATTCGGGTGAAATTCCGGAAAATTCGGGtgaaattccagaaaattccaTCGAAAATCCCGGAGATCTCAGCTCGATCCCGTCGGGAACGTTCCGAATTCCCGGGATCGCGCAGGAAATTCCGGGGATCCCCCGGGAATTGTCGACCTCCGGGGATTCGCTGTCGCTGCTGAGCCTGCAGACCATCGCCTCGGACCTGCAGAAGTTCGACTCCGTGGAACATTTGTCGGGAATCCCGGGAATTTCGGGAATTCCGGACGCGCTGAGCCTGCACAGCGAGGAGCTGGCCGAGGGCACGGAGAGGCGGAGAAGCTTCCGGCACCATCGGAGCGTCAGCCTGTGAGGAGGGGAAATCCCGGGAAAAGTTGGGAATTGCGAGGGcggaaaaatcccccaaaaaattccgggggatggggaggggggagttccgggaaaaccaaaaaaaaaatttgggcagattccaaaaaatcccatggaaatcccaCAGGATTCTGAAAAGTTCCTTAAAATTCCAGGAAATGccaaggaaatgctgagaattttgagaaaaccccaaaaattccaaggaaatcccaaaaaaatcccaagaagTCCACAGAAAATCCAAGGAAATCTTAAAATATTCCAAGGAAATTGCAAGAAATATTAaggaaatcccccaaaattccaagggaatcccaaaaacccaagaaatcccaagaatccccaaaaattccaaggAGATCCCAGAAGTCACAAGAAATTCcaaggaaatcccaaaaaattccaggaaatccCAAGAATTTCCAAGGGAATcccaagaaaatccccaaatttccgaggaaatcctgaaaattttgagaaatcccaaggaaatcccaaaaaatcacatgggaattccacaaaattccaaGGAAATTCCAAAGAATTCCAGAGAAATCCCTTAAAATTCCAAGGAATTCCAAGggaatcccaaaaatcccaaaagtcCCAAGGAAATCCCATCAAATTTTGGGAAatctggaaaaattaaaaaaaaaatcccagaaaatcccataaaattccaaggaaatcctgaaaaatttgagaatttcccaaaaaattctgaggaaatcccatcaaatcctgaaaaatcccaaataatcccaTAAAATCCTGGAGAGTTCCAGgaaatcctgaaaatcccaaggaaatcccaagaaatccccaaaaaccccacaaaatccccaaaaaatcccacaaaatccttaagaaatcccaaaaattcgtgaaaaatcccacagaattcccaaaaaaaaatccccaaaaatggaataaaaaatcccaagggaatccccaaaaattcccccaaaattctggaaaatctcagaaaaattcctggagaggattttgggaataaatccttggaatttgggaataaatttctggaattttggggataaatccttggaattttgggaataaattcctggaattttcggattttttgggactaaacccccccaaaatttgaggattttgggaatcccaccccaaaaatcccaatttccccccagaattcccaattttttggggaaaattccccttttcccacccaaaccggCACCAGGAGCCCAATTGCACTAAAGGGAGGgtgaggaatttttgggaatttcgggaattttgggaattttttggaattctggaatttttaaggGGGGGGCTGTGATGAGAACCCCCCAGTTCGAGGCAGCCCTGggaatttcccatcccaaaaatcccaaaaaattccccaaaaaatcccaaaattccccccaaaaaattccccaaaaatcctccaggaattccaggaaaattcaggaatttgggaattttggggcggaaaaaacctgggaaaaaaaaatgttgatatcaataaaattccttcttgttgtaatttcttcttttccaagtttttttttgtcttctcatccatgaattttttggggaattttccccttttttgggattatttcccctttttttgggaatttttaggttttttctcgtttatttttggggattttcccgCTTTTTGGGATGAGttttatctccattttttcAGCTCAATCCCAAATggtttttccctgggaaaatctcccccccaaaaaaagggaaaaaaatcccaaaaaaaggggaaaatcgcccaaaaaccccaggaaaactctccttaaaaaaaatggggaaatctctaaaaaatcaggaaaaatcagcaaaaaatgggggaaaaatctccccaaaaaatgaggaaaaggcccaaaaatccccccaaaattgggaaaaatccacccaaaaaaggtggaaaaatctcccaaaaatgggaacaattccccccaaaaaatagggaaaaaaaccccaaaaattggggaaaatcccccaaaaggtGGGGAAAATAACCCAGGAAAATCCCtctaaaaattgggaaaaaatctccaaaaaaaggtgggaaaaaaccccaaaaatttgggaatacacccccaaaaaagggaaaattctccccaaaaaattggagaaaaaaattacccaaaaaagggaaaattcttccccaaaaaatgggaaaaaacccccaaaaatttgggaatgcacccccaaaaaagggaaaattctccccaaaaattggaggaaatcgtgggggaaaaagggaaaaatcacgAAAGTTTAATAAAAGCCgcagaaaaaaacaggaaaaaaaccccaaaaatgggaaaaaccaccaaaaatgggaatttccacccaaaaattccattcttttcccccatttccccgttatttttctgtagttttatgtgtttttccacattttccaaattttcctttatttttccatatttattccactttttttccatatttattccacattttcccatttttattcaaTTCTTTTTCCACATTTATTCCACgtttttccataattttccataattttcccaaaatttcttttcattttcccaccttttccttaattttcccacattttcccaacattttcccagatattttctctattttcccacatttattccagattttctcacatttcccaaatctccctttatttttccaaattctttctgtaatttccacattttcctttattttttcctttattttcccatatttattccacattttccccaacatttttccatcattttcctttatttttcccattattttcccaacattttcccaacatttccccacattttttcccattattttcccacAATTCTTCTTTatcctcctttattttttcctttcttttcctttcttttccatcattttttccacattttcccatctttctcacattttcccacttttccccaaattttcccacatttttcccaACATTTCCCATCAATTTCCAACATTTTCccataaatttccattttttcccatcattttcccaactttttcccatttttccccaacGTTGACTCCTGGCTTGACCAaccccagctgggcactgggagcactgggaatgctgggaattCCACCTCCGGTCATTAATTAACCAATTAACCACCCCCTAATTAATTAGAGATCGTTAATTAGAATGGGAGTTCAATGGGACTGAGCCAAGGTTGGGTGTTGGGTTGGCCAATCCCAgttgggcactgggagcactgggaatgatGGGAACCATGGGATGATGGGAATTCCTCATGTCCCCACCTAATTAATGAATGAATTCGCCTCTAATTAATTAAAGATCATTAATTGGGCACCGAAATTGAATGGGAATGAGTTGGGACCCAACTCAACCATGGGTCTAGGGTTGGCCAAGCCCAgttgggcactgggagcactgggaatgatGGGAACCATGGAATGATGGGagttccccatttcccacctaATTAATGAATGAAATCGCCCCTAATTAATTAGAGATCGTTAATTAGAATGGGAGTTCAATGGGACTGAGCCAAGGTTGGGTGTTGGGTTGGCCAAGCCCAgttgggcactgggagcactgggaatgatGGGAACCATGGGATGATGGGGATTCCTTGTCTCCCCacttaattaatgaattaaatcACCCCTAATTAATCAGAGGTGGTTAATTGGGCACCAAATTAGAATGGGAATGAGTTGGGACCCAACTCAACCTGGGGTCTTGGGTTGGCCAATCCCAgttgggcactgggagcactgggaatgatGGGAACCCGCCGGAACCATGGGATGATGGGAAATCTCATGTCCCCACTTAATTAACGAATGGATTCGTCCCTAATTAATTAGAGATCGTTAATTAGAATGGGAAGTCAATGGGACCGAGCCAAGGTTGGGTCTTGGGTTGGCCAAGCCCAGTTGGGCACTGGGACCACTGGGAATGATGGGAACCATGGGATGATGGGGATTCCTCATGTCCCCACTTAATTAATGAACGGATTCATCCCTAATTAACTAGAGATGGTTAATTGGGCACCAAATTAGAATGGGAATGATTTGGGACCCAACTCAACCATGGGCGTTGTGTTGGCCAAGCCCAgttgggcactgggagcactgggaacccACCAGCACCATGAGCCTCCCCCATCTCCCCTGCCCCTTTTAATTACCGCCCCCTAATTAACCACCTCCCTTTAATTACCCACCGGAAACCCCGGGAACGCCCGGCCCGGCAACGCCAAcgcccagggcagctccaacGGCGCCGGCACGGCCGAGGAGCCCGGGAACGCCGGGAAggccgaggaggaggaggaggagaaggtggaagaagaagaggagaaagaagaagacGACGAcgagaaggaagaggaggaagaggaggaagaggcggCGGCAATGCCGGCTTTGCCGTGGGTGCGGCGGTGCCGGTTGAGGTGCGAGCTGCGGCTGAAGCACTTCCCGCACTCGCGGCACTCGTAGGGCTTCTCTCCGGTGTGCACGCGCCGGTGGATGGTGAGCTCGGAGCGCTGGATGAAGCTCTTGCCGCACTCGGAGCACTGGAAGGGTTTCTCGCCCAGGTGGATCCGCTGATGTTTGATGAGGTTGGAGGAGACGCTGAAGCATTTCCCGCACTCGCGGCACTCGTAGGGCTTCTCGCCCGTGTGCATCCGCCGATGCTTGGTGAGGTCGGATTTCTGGATGAAGCCTTTGGAGCAATCTTGGCATTTGTAGGGTTTCTCGCCCAGGTGGGTGCGTTGGTGTTTGATGAGGTTGGAGCGGACGCCGAAGCTTTTGCCGCACTCGGGGCATTTGTAGGGTTTCTCTCCCGTGTGCATCCGCCGGTGCTTGGCCAATGCCGAGTTCTGGGCGAAGCTTTTGCCGCACTCCGGGCACTCGAAGGGCTTTTCGCCCGTTTGGGTGCCTTGATCCTTCAAATTCGACCCCAAATTcgaccccaaccccaaacccgACCCTAAACCCGAATTTTTCCCGC
This window encodes:
- the SH3BP5L gene encoding SH3 domain-binding protein 5-like; this encodes MGDSENPGNPPKEEEEEEEEEEEELDPRIQEELEHLNEANAEINRGELELDAARSRYRRILSDSARKLNSQGSQLGTCIERARPYYEARRRAKEAQQETQRAALRYERAVGMHNAAREMVFVAEQGMGTGKNRLDPTWQEMLNHATRKVNEAEQERLWSEREHQRVTRLCQEAEAEVQRLQKSLRRDIARSRPYFELKAQFNLRLEEHKSRVTSLEAAVAQAKLRYSVALRNLEQISEEIHARRFQRILRKKTVRENPLGAEGGAGNPEIPGIPRENHGIPGETHGIRSGNPKIPAEVPGEIPGIPRENHRIPGEVSGIPGENRGIPRETPEVPRIPGEIHGIPGEIPRGIPGIPRENHRIPGEISGIPGENHEIPGIPGEIPGEISGIPRENPEIPGFPGENLGIPRGNLGIPNEISAGTGRIPRENPGIPRENPRNSIEHPGNSIENPGNSSENPGNFSSVPSGTFRIPGIWSETPGIPRENLGIPIRNSGEIPENSGEIPENSIENPGDLSSIPSGTFRIPGIAQEIPGIPRELSTSGDSLSLLSLQTIASDLQKFDSVEHLSGIPGISGIPDALSLHSEELAEGTERRRSFRHHRSVSL